From a single Vicia villosa cultivar HV-30 ecotype Madison, WI unplaced genomic scaffold, Vvil1.0 ctg.001678F_1_1, whole genome shotgun sequence genomic region:
- the LOC131636254 gene encoding uncharacterized protein LOC131636254 — MQGMQGQQPTTPAPTPQAAAGPDFRAFFRMDPPEFLGGLDPVIAHDWLYGMEMIFQAIQCTEEEKVIFAAQKMKGPAGRWWNTESTYFTNRGIPKDWQHFKTAFLEKFEDSEFQSFKQGNMSVSEYAEKFEDMAAYSRQAAYAPDELWKIDQFLMGLNADIVHSVSQREFTTYAECLRQCYVAENTLKRVQDEREQNKPIRRDQGRSGQHLKPRNSPAMKKQVYGDRSTQPPRCGRCKANHFGNCKPDSGRCYRCDQPGHYARDCTAPNAPEKTRGRVYTLDARKAQGNTNLVAGTCYVNDQPLFVLVDCGATHSFISYPCVRRLGFETSLLPNPMIISSATDDVV; from the coding sequence atgcaaggcatgcaagGGCAGCAACCAACCACTCCTGCTCCTACTCCTCAGGCTGCAGCAGGGCCTGACTTTCGTGCTTTCTTTCGGATGGATCCGCCAGAGTTCTTGGGTGGCTTGGATCCGGTGATTGCTCATGATTGGTTGTACGGCATGGAGATGATATTTCAGGCCATTCAGTGCACAGAAGAAGAGAAGGTGATTTTTGCTGCTCAGAAAATGAAGGGGCCAGCAGGTAGATGGTGGAATACGGAGTCTACGTATTTCACTAACCGAGGGATTCCAAAGGATTGGCAGCACTTTAAGACAGCGTTCTTGGAGAAGTTTGAAGACAGTGAATTTCAATCTTTCAAGCAAGGCAACATGTCGGTATCTGAATATGCCGAGAAGTTTGAGGACATGGCTGCCTATTCTAGACAAGCGGCTTATGCACCAGATGAGTTGTGGAAGATTGATCAGTTCCTCATGGGGCTGAATGCTGATATTGTGCACAGTGTATCTCAGAGGGAGTTTACCACCTATGCTGAGTGTTTAAGGCAATGCTATGTTGCCGAGAACACATTGAAGAGGGTCCAAGATGAAAGAGAGCAGAACAAGCCGATTCGTAGGGATCAAGGAAGGTCGGGACAACATTTGAAACCCCGCAATTCTCCAGCTATGAAGAAACAGGTCTATGGAGATCGCTCTACTCAGCCTCCCCGATGTGGTAGATGCAAGGCAAACCACTTTGGGAATTGCAAGCCAGACTCTGGGAGATGTTACCGTTGTGACCAGCCAGGGCATTACGCAAGGGATTGTACTGCCCCGAATGCTCCCGAGAAGACTAGAGGTCGTGTTTACACCTTGGACGCTAGGAAGGCCCAAGGAAACACTAATCTTGTTGCTGGTACGTGTTATGTTAATGATCAGCCCTTGTTTGTGctagttgattgtggagcaacacattcttttatttcttatccTTGTGTGCGGAGGCTTGGTTTTGAGACGAGTCTTCTTCCTAATCCTATGATTATCTCGTCGGCTACGGACGATGTAGTATAA